The Agelaius phoeniceus isolate bAgePho1 chromosome 2, bAgePho1.hap1, whole genome shotgun sequence region TTCTGATCCAGCACCCCACGGGGGgtgagtggggatggggcaACCTCAGGGAGCCGTCGGGTCCGGTCCCAGAGGGGCCTGAgggaggctgctgccagccccacccTGGCCCGGGGAGCGGGGTGTCAGAGCCGCCAGCGAGTTTGGTTCGGTCACGGCACTCCACGGAGAGAAGTGACGCGCAAGCAGGACACCAAAGGGTGGAGAAGCAGCCCGCAGGGTTTCAGAGGCCCCTGTCAGAACTGTCCCCCAGTtcagagctcctgctggccccgCCAGCCTTTTTGATTCTCACTCACTGCCCAACACACCGCAGGCCCAGCTGCGGTGCCGCGGCCAGTTCTGATAGGCAGAGCCTGACTCTTGGCCAGGCAAATACTTTGGAGTAGAGCAGCGTGTCAGGACGGCAAACTCagtgagctctgagcagcccctgTACGCGCTTCTCCTGGGTGCGTGTTTTACTGGGTGTGAAGGGGCTGGTTTTGGGAGAAGCACAGCCGTCACCTTCCGTAGGGCGCTGCATGTGGGTGTGGTGTTTGCTCTCCAGCCTGGTGGATAGACTGGTTCAGGTGATCTAGGCACACTGCCTactaaaaatgtttttgaaTGGTTAGATAGATACTGCACTGCCTTTTTTAGCTTTGCATACCAGATAGGGACAGCACATGTTAGCAAATAATTTAATGGAAAGATTTTAATTATCTCtctttttacatttattttgcaattgCATATTCAAAACAAAGCCTCTATAAAAACATGAAAGGGTCACTGAGGGGAGACACTCAGCTCCTGTCTGGTCAGAAACAGTGGGAAAGGCCTTTAAATAAACACACGGACCAGAAAACAATTGGAACAATTTGCAGCGATTACCAGAGGTTCCCGGCTGTTCTGTTTCTGTAGCTGGCACAAACCTCGTTTTCACAGCTCTGGTTAGTCTCTCCTGCACACAGGCTGAACAGCAGACCACAGCTCAGCTGAGGATGCACTGAGCTGCCCAGAAAGCATGATGTTCCTGCAGGGGGACTGAGCAGCATGAGTATGGACAATGTTCATGAAAGGGGAGCCCAGGAATGTTATCTTGGAAAAAGCCTAGGTCCTATTTGGTTCCGTAGATGAGAGCCTGGGAACTGAACTGGCTTCTTGAGCTCCCCTACCTTATCCTGACCAACAGAGTTAGTGAATTCTGCTACAGATCCCAAATACGGTGAAGTCAGGTTGTAATTCACCCATCTCTTCCATTTGTGGTGGCTGTGGAGAGCTCTTAAGATTTTTTAcaagttttttttcccttggagattttttttctttgcctttcttaATCATTCTTATCTCTGAAGACTGCAGAAACTCCAGGATCATCCCCAGGTGTCCCGCTTTGCACTCATGCAGTGTAGCTGAGGGTCTCATTCCCACTCCCCCATGGGGTTACAGACGTTACAGACATTTACAGGTcagcatttcttttttgttttgctcttgcAGTCAGGCTGTTCCCACAGTAAGGGAGTAGAGCAGGTGAGTTGCTCCAAGCCAAACCAGGAAAAGGCATTCAGCCTTACTGTGTGCTTTATCTGCCTTTTGTCTGCTTTGATTTTTGTGGGTAGATAACAGGATTTCAGTCTTTAGCCAAGGGTCTCAGAAAAGCCAttaatcaaaagaaaaatgtatgcCAGTTAAAACTCCAGTGTTGGTGTTCATCCAAATCTTCATGCAGAGACACCAAATGCAAGCAGAAATTATTGCAGTTACACATTAAACTAAGCAGTCAGTTCAGTTTTACAGTGTCACAAACAGCTCTGTAATCACATCAGGAGGAAGTagatgaaaattaaatattcttttataTGCATTTTTGCCCGGATATCATCAGGAACATGAAGTCCCTGGCTTCTCAGGGACTGTGTACCTTTGTATACATGTGATTTATCTGCACTGGCTTATTAACTGGTGGCCTTTAAGAAGCTGATATTTCTAATGTTCACTACACATCCTGAAAACATGACAAAGTCCTTGCCAAGACTTCACATACTTATGCCTACTACAGTTCTTGCTTTTGGGGGATGGTAGTTAATGAATATGATAGATTACCTCAGACATGGCAACTAAACTTTCCATGTAAATGCAGGATTTTTAGATGAAGCCAGTTACCGATGAACAAAAGAACATTGCTCAGTTTTCAGAAAATTTTATACTTATCCAAAGTCCCTTTCTATGCGGATGTTAAAACATTGAAACATATGCAAATACGTGTCCGCTATGGTTGAAGCATTTTTGCTATCACAAATTATAAATGTGTACTTAGTCTTCAAGTATGGATGTTACTTTTatggaaagcaaaagaaaagctATTGAAAAGCATAATCTATCCCCTCTTAAAACAGATCACTGAGATAGGTAGGATGAATCACCACGATCCAGAGGTCCCAACCTGCCCTGGACAGTtggtgcagcctcacctccagacTCACCACTCTCCTTTGTCTTTCAGCTCCCGGAGGAGTATCCTTAGTTGTCCCACAACCCAACATCAATGCAACAGTGGCACAAAACATCCTCCTCTCAGTTGAATACTCTTGCCGAGGCGTGGCCACCATTGAGTGGAAGCATGTGTCAAGTTGGGGCACCACCAGCATTGTTGAGTGGAGAAGTGGGAATTATGTCAACATATCCACGGTCTACAAGGACAGAGTGACTACTTTTGAAAATGGCTCTATACAGCTTCGGAATGTGGGCATGAGAGATGCCGGCTACTATTTTGTCACTGTAATGGAGGAGCATGGAACCAATGCCTATGGCACCATCATAGTCAATGTTTATGGTACAAACTACTTGGGACTTCTTGGCTTTACCCTGTGTTTAAGCATCAATCTGCTTGTAATCAAttttataatattattttttttccattttccctacAGAGATTATCTATGAAGATTTGCATTTTGTAGCAGTTCTCTTCACATTTCTCGCTGCAGTATCTGCCATTCTAATCTGCTTCATGTGGCTGTGTAATAAATCTCTGCATCTATTTCAGAAGAAGACAACACACAAACTGACAGGTATTTCTCTAAAAATGTAGTCAGGGTATAGGGTCTTCAAGCCTGAAATTTGAGCCTAAAATTTGTACCATAAAGGTGCTAAACAGGGCCACTGAGAAACAAGACTGAAAGTCTCAGATCAGTTGTTCTGTTCTAACTCCTTACTAGCTGAGGCAACTGAGTAACAGGTGTTTAGTTGAAGAACAATCCACAGGACATCTACCTTTTTTGTTTCAcattagaaataataaaatacttcCCAACATTGCTGATTGCAAAACTTGGGGAGAAAAGACCAGAGCTCAAATAACCCCCCATCAAAGGGCAGGAGACAAAGTCAAGAGCATCAGCAACTCTCTGAGTTCACATCAGCAGGGTGTATTCTAGGGGAAAATAATCAAATGACCCTTGGGAGTGCCCCTACTTCAGTTCAGTCCTCAGCAGAGGACTGCATCTCCTCCTCTCAAACCCCCACTTCATCTGTTCACTTTTGATCCAGTTGCAGACTCCAATGAACACTGAGTAATATCAAAACCTGACACTGAAGACAACAGTCATGAAAAGCAGGTCAAGGGAACACAAGAGCTACACTGAAGGGACATATTAGAGAAGAAATTTCCAAGCTACTGCCAGGGATATTTGGCCTAGGCAGAAAGACAAGGTGCGTGTTATGAGCCTGGGATCAAGCTCTTAGGCACATCTTTGAAATGGGAGGTTTCCTTTACCACTTCAAAGTATTTCAGAAGTTTACCTGCCTTCTTTGTAAGTGCAGATCCCCTCGTGGTTTCTTGCCCTCTAGGTAAAAAGTCTGTATTTCTTCTATAAGAAGTGTTACATTACAACAAGCAGCCTAGCTATCAATATTTTACTGGACCAACAGAGACACTCAAGCATCCTAAGATTCGTGGCCCAGACTTTGTGTCAACTCTGCAAAACCTAatagaagaagaaattaatttggttTGAGCTGCGTCTTCCTTTCTGTTGCTCATGTATGGCTCTTAAGTGTTGCTGCTGTTTTCATGGTGCATACATCACTCACAAGGTTCTGTAGCTACTGAAAATTTTCCTATCATGCCAGAATATACAGAATTTTGTTTAGATAAAGccttttcctccagctgaagcCAGTCTTCCCACAGGGCTGAATTGAATAGACATACTCATGTAACATATGGCAGAGTTCAAGAAAGCACAGTTCTAGAAACTTGTGTGATCTCCCAGGAAATGGTCCAAAGCAGAGACCTAATTTCAGCCCCAATTCTATCTCAGAAGAGCCCTCCTTTCAGAAGTCATGAAGAGAGATATAAGAATGGTCCCTATGGACTTCATTTTCTTAGTATCTTTAGCCTCGTACCGGAAGAAATCATTGTCACTTTAAAGATTGTGAGAACCTCTTTATAcagttaaatattttgaaaatatgtatttaaaacCTAATTTTAGATGAGAAAGCTTGAGCTAAtaataaaaagttaaaaatgtCTTGAGTTAATTTTGGAATGTTGGCCTTCCAATCCATTTGCCAATCAATAATAATATCCTTTCATTTACAGCAAGTACAACAGAAGAGATTGAACTGGAAACCATTGAGTGTTAGCCAAGGACTGtatcataataaaaataacaattctACCTCAGAAGAAAGTGTTGGCCAAGAAAGCAAGAACAAACCTAGAAGGTAAAATGTTTGTGACTACTGCAGAAACATCCTGACTTGCAAAGTAATTAAATCAGCAGTGTCTGATGGAGCTGTTTGAACCTGTTAAGTTTTCGGTTCTGCTAGTCAAGGTCAGAGTAAAAAAGAGCAGGCTTTCATGCTGAGCATGAACACATTTTTGTGGCTAGCTAATAAAATCTAGAGCCTCTACCACTCTTAAAAACAACCAACCCTCTAAGATCAACCCATAAAGGAAATTATCATGGTCTTGAAGGACACATGCATTTTGGATACAGCAAGTCTCCTATTACAGTCAGAGTGGTCATTAGTATCCATCAacataataaattaaatatctAATTACAgtattacattaaaaaattaattgcaaGCACTGAATCCTGTTTATTGCACCtatgctgctgcttttgggtGTAAGGAACTTCCTAAAGCTCTGAAGACAAACTGCAATTTTTCATGAGACAAAACTGACTTTGAAAGAACGCTGAGCTGGTCAAAGTTCTCCCGCTTGTGTTTCCCGCAGTTGTTTACACTGCCCCAGGATGGATCTTAACACACATTTTATGACATTACTAGAGCAGGTGGTTGTACAAGGAACAGTGCAGGCAGGCACTAAAGAGGACATTACTAGAGCAGGTGGTTGTACAAGGAACAGTGCAGGCAGGCACTAAAGAGAACACTGTCTATGAAGATTAGAGGGGGTCAGATAAAACAGTGACACACAACACCAGTTGGGGTGGCAAAATACTAAACAGTTTTCTTGTAAAAGATGTCAAGTCCTTTGCAAACAGCCCAGTGCTGAACAATCTATCTGAGAAAAAAAGTTGTAACTGCATGTTTTTGAAATACAGTATTAACAAATACAGTTCTAAAATTGCTCCTGTTGAGAAGCCACCTTTGCTTTCCCTATGTTGTAAGAAAACATGAAGTGACCCAACTAATGTTTTCTTGAATCTGCATATTGCACGTATTGCAATTCTCCACCTGTAGATCTGTGGGGTGAAATAACATTTGTGTTTGTCAGTGAGAAAGCAGTAAACTGACCGAGTTCCAAATtattctgttttgcttttgtaaTGAGAATTTTGCAGTGTGAAATAAACTTTGAACTTGGAAGACATCATGGACTAGTCTGCGCCTGTAGATTGCCACGTTGCTGTTTGAGTCAAACTGCAGCTACTGCCTTTCTCACACTTTGTCTCACTTGTTTGCAAAAATCTTTTACAGGACAGGCTGACAGAGCTTTGCCTCTGGTCAGGGACTGGGATGCTCAAATGCAGAGGTACTGTGGGCTCCCTTTGGAAAAACGTTCAGGGAATTTCTCAGCAAGTACATAATGATGCAGGTAGGGGCCAAACAAGCCAAAGCATCCTGTGCACAGTAGCTCTAAACCATCCTATACTGAGCTGGTCCTTTGTAATACAAAGGGCCTCTCTCCCACTCATAAATTGAGGTACCAGATTCAGCTGTTTGCTCCTTCCTACATCTAGAACAGGTcaaaaaaagtgagaaatgaGGTAAGTATCAGATACAGCAGACAAGTAACAGTTTATTCCAATTCTCTGCTTTAAACTTGTCCATTTTTGTGTCTTTGAGTGAACCAAGCTTTGACAACAGGGAAACTAAGTGCATCTATTTCAATCACCTAACTTGAATTACTGGGTAAAGTATGCTTATAGAATATGGAAAACATTGTTAGGGGTTCTTTTTGAGCCCTAAATCTTAGACTTTGAACATATCTTAGGCTTTTAAGGCAAAAAGTATTAAAGCACTTTGAATGTGAAGCTAGGTATTAGGCTGAGCTGAATACAGAGCAGGTGCTCTGCCAGACTTAGGAATTACAAAAAGTCCAGCTTACACATAAAACCACTATTACCTGCTAACACTGACCTGAACACTGCAATTGCCAGAGGAAGTCAGGAAACATATCCAGACATGAATGACCATTCTAGTTCAttgctgtgactgcagaggtCATGCACACATTTAAACCACAATGTTTGAAAGCTGGCAGGAAAGTAGGAAATGAACACTTAAAATTATTCAGTTTAAAATGTACTACAATAAAAGAAGTTTACAACCAGCACAGTTTTTCTACCTCTTTCAGCTTGGCTGAAGTCACTTCAACTTCAGGCACTCAATCCTTGGTTATTAAACCTGGTGCCAACCTCACTTTTAAGCAGTAACATCCCACATGAATAGCAGGGACTCAAACAGTATTCAGAGAGAACATCCAGTACAGTTAACCTGTACATAGCTTTCTTTATAGACAATTCCTCACCCAAAAATTTTACCCACAATTTAACACACTTACTCTACACAGGTAACGTTACTTAAAAAATACTCACATTTACCTGAAAATGCTCTTTGTCACTGTGCATTATTAAGGTCAATATTTGAGGTACAGAATGTGAGGCTAAACTGTACCAGTTTCTTGCTACTCTGGAGCATCTATAGTCTCATGGAAGGTGGTTACAGTAGAAATTCAGAAACTAACAGCTGTTCTTACTGTACTTGGAAACTCCctgcagaacagcagcaaaTTTAGTATTTAGAGCATTCTAGATGACCAAAGGCATTAAGGGATTTTAAACTTGAATTAAAGAGATGTCCACGTTCATCAGATTACTTTGGCAATCAATTGAAAAGGTCTTAATAATTCACTAATGTCATCATTTCATATTCAAAGATGCACTACCAAGTTTCAAGACTATCTGTTAGATGTCTAATCAGTCTGTTTTCCAATAAAATTAGGAATCCCTGGGTATTCAACCCCAAAACACTGACTCTCCAGATCTCAAATAACTCTTTTTTTGATGTtgttattattcttttttcagCTAGACCTAGAAGTCTTGACAAGTGTTTTCATGCTAACATGCAGAGCTTGCTGTTCTGCATCACAGGAGATGTCCTTTTCAGGAGAGAAGTCCTGCAACCATGAGATTGTAATAGCTCCACAGTGATCTGATTTGTTGGCAACTCAGAACTTGATGAAAAGGCTATTGCTACATGCAGACCTGTCAATTTAGGTTAAGAACAATAAAGCATAAAGACATGTCCAAGTTTCATAGACTCATCTTCTAATTATTAATAAGAGATTTGTTGTGTTAGCAGGAGTCAGAACAGCGTCATCTAGTCAGATGCATGAACGCATGCATCAGGCTGTTGGCTGAACTGTTCACCAAGGAACAACTCCCCCTCTGCCTGTAATCACACAGCATCTGCTGGCACAGCAATACAGGACCTGGCATCACAGGGCTTCAAGATCAAGAGACTTATTTTCAACTAGGGCTTTTAATTTTCATCAGTTGTCTTGGGTAACACATGAGCCCCTGCAAGGAAaaccctttctctctcttagTTCAGTCACACAGAAGCAAGTACTCACAGGAACTGGAACAAGATGCTCCATGCTGGCCAACACCAATATAAGTACAAGAACTGCTTTGGATacctgctgagcagcagcttgCTGCTTATTTTCCTACAATTATTCTTTATACTTGAGAATACAACAAAGTAACAATTGTCACCATGGAAGTGTGATGCTCAATTTGATCATGTTTATGTGCAAGAAGTTCATTTATATACATATAGACAGA contains the following coding sequences:
- the VSTM5 gene encoding V-set and transmembrane domain-containing protein 5; its protein translation is MRPLQGPRGRSAVVGTVTLCLAAGWALQTPGGVSLVVPQPNINATVAQNILLSVEYSCRGVATIEWKHVSSWGTTSIVEWRSGNYVNISTVYKDRVTTFENGSIQLRNVGMRDAGYYFVTVMEEHGTNAYGTIIVNVYEIIYEDLHFVAVLFTFLAAVSAILICFMWLCNKSLHLFQKKTTHKLTASTTEEIELETIEC